A window from Zavarzinia compransoris encodes these proteins:
- a CDS encoding enoyl-CoA hydratase/isomerase family protein, giving the protein MTETIDVQTRGRARWIILNRPARLNAINSTCIRECRAALAGAAADAAIRAIVFAGAGDRAFTAGADISELAGFGPAEVLAYNRGWLDLFREIELCRKPVIAAVHGWATGGGTELSLACDFVLCADDARFGLAEINIGVIPGAGAAVRLTRWLGRLRAKEILMLGRTMSGAEAVSLHLANRCVAADRLQAEVQALADELAEKAPLALGAAKASVNVGAEAGFDVALEYELQEFVRLFTSHDQKEGMRAFLEKRKPDYQGI; this is encoded by the coding sequence ATGACCGAGACCATCGACGTCCAGACCCGGGGCAGGGCCCGCTGGATCATCCTGAACCGGCCGGCCCGGCTGAACGCGATCAACAGCACCTGCATCCGCGAATGCCGCGCCGCCCTTGCCGGCGCGGCGGCGGATGCCGCGATCCGCGCGATCGTCTTCGCCGGCGCGGGCGACCGGGCCTTCACCGCCGGGGCCGATATTTCGGAACTGGCGGGCTTCGGCCCGGCCGAGGTGCTGGCCTACAACCGCGGCTGGCTCGACCTGTTCCGCGAGATCGAGCTGTGCCGCAAGCCGGTGATCGCGGCCGTGCACGGCTGGGCCACCGGCGGCGGCACCGAATTGTCGCTGGCCTGCGATTTCGTGCTCTGTGCCGACGATGCCCGTTTCGGCCTGGCCGAGATCAACATCGGCGTGATCCCCGGGGCGGGGGCCGCCGTCCGCCTCACCCGCTGGCTGGGACGCCTGCGGGCCAAGGAAATCCTGATGCTGGGCCGGACCATGTCCGGTGCCGAGGCGGTCTCCCTGCACCTGGCCAACCGCTGCGTCGCCGCCGACCGGCTCCAGGCCGAGGTCCAGGCCCTGGCGGACGAACTGGCGGAAAAGGCACCGCTCGCGCTGGGGGCGGCCAAGGCCAGCGTGAACGTCGGCGCCGAGGCCGGCTTCGACGTCGCCCTCGAATACGAATTGCAGGAATTCGTGCGGCTGTTCACCAGCCACGACCAGAAGGAAGGCATGCGGGCCTTCCTCGAAAAGCGCAAACCCGACTACCAAGGAATCTGA
- a CDS encoding lipoyl domain-containing protein, which produces MKIRVKVPKLGLTIEEVILASWDKPQGATVAVDDVIATVEADKANYEIYAPAPGRLTVQLVEQGATVAVGAELAIIET; this is translated from the coding sequence ATGAAGATCCGCGTCAAGGTGCCGAAGCTCGGCCTGACCATCGAGGAAGTGATCCTCGCATCCTGGGACAAGCCGCAGGGCGCCACCGTCGCCGTCGACGATGTCATCGCCACGGTCGAGGCCGACAAGGCGAATTACGAAATCTATGCCCCGGCACCGGGCCGCCTGACGGTTCAACTGGTGGAACAGGGGGCGACCGTCGCCGTCGGGGCCGAGCTTGCGATCATCGAGACCTGA
- a CDS encoding MaoC/PaaZ C-terminal domain-containing protein, with the protein MALPGTVHVNGRWFDDLREGEVFWTQGVTLTEEAVIRFALEWDVQPFHVDAEAASTSMFGGLIGSGLQTVMLTYRLYHMLGLVEGTAKAGLGIDGIRFLKPTRPGDTLRVQVTVAALRASRQAGRGIATMAMETYNQRKELVLTMTLSALVARRPSQPETA; encoded by the coding sequence ATGGCGCTGCCCGGCACCGTGCATGTGAACGGCCGCTGGTTCGACGACCTGCGCGAAGGCGAGGTCTTCTGGACCCAGGGCGTCACCCTGACCGAGGAGGCGGTCATCCGCTTCGCCCTCGAATGGGATGTCCAGCCGTTCCATGTCGATGCCGAGGCGGCAAGCACCTCGATGTTCGGCGGCCTGATCGGCAGCGGCTTGCAGACGGTGATGCTCACCTACCGGCTCTACCACATGCTCGGCCTGGTCGAGGGAACGGCCAAGGCCGGGCTCGGGATCGACGGCATCCGTTTCCTGAAGCCGACGCGGCCGGGCGATACCCTGCGCGTCCAGGTGACGGTGGCGGCATTGCGGGCATCGAGGCAGGCCGGCCGGGGCATCGCCACCATGGCCATGGAAACCTACAACCAGCGGAAGGAACTGGTCCTGACCATGACGCTGTCGGCCCTCGTGGCACGGCGGCCGTCACAGCCCGAAACCGCATGA
- a CDS encoding DcaP family trimeric outer membrane transporter — translation MWKGSIILAALALPATAMAADPAIEDLKRQIDALQSKVQALEGRQQATEVKQEQALTEDDLKGSMPGSIRIPGTSTSLKIGGYVKLDGVYDFGGPSGSTASADGIPIGGVPVRDNQFQFNARQSRINIATETPFDDIKVRSFIEVDFYGTGGNEAASNSAGIRLRQAVVTAGAFTVGQTFTTLYDAAAATETLDFAARPGETSIRQPLVRYTWKQGPGALAVSLENPESDFTGNVAANSAVPTALGSVPNPNFDHVPDLVGSYTYSFDWGHLSAQGLLRQVSVDNGTVEDSVVGYGLGLSGSIKLGGKSKLMFHGLYGSGIARYFALGFGGSASFDGTSLDAQTAWGGDVTLQYWWTDTVRSNVAVSYQDVDYNSIALASANKELMSVHANLIATILPPLDVGIEYIHARRETFGGLDGDLDRLQASVIYRY, via the coding sequence ATGTGGAAGGGTAGCATTATCCTAGCGGCGCTGGCGTTGCCGGCGACCGCCATGGCGGCGGATCCGGCGATCGAGGACCTGAAGCGCCAGATCGACGCGCTGCAATCGAAGGTCCAGGCCCTGGAAGGCCGCCAGCAGGCGACCGAGGTGAAGCAGGAACAGGCGCTGACCGAGGACGACCTGAAGGGGAGCATGCCGGGCTCGATCCGGATCCCGGGGACCTCGACCTCGCTGAAGATCGGCGGCTATGTCAAGCTCGACGGCGTCTACGACTTCGGCGGCCCGAGCGGCAGCACCGCCTCGGCCGACGGCATTCCGATCGGCGGCGTGCCGGTGCGGGACAACCAGTTCCAGTTCAATGCCCGCCAGAGCCGGATCAATATCGCGACCGAGACGCCCTTCGACGACATCAAGGTGCGCAGCTTCATCGAGGTCGATTTCTACGGCACGGGCGGCAACGAAGCGGCGTCGAACAGCGCCGGCATCCGCCTGCGCCAGGCGGTGGTGACGGCCGGCGCCTTTACCGTCGGGCAGACCTTCACCACGCTTTACGATGCCGCCGCCGCCACCGAGACGCTGGATTTCGCCGCGCGTCCCGGCGAAACCTCGATCCGCCAGCCGCTGGTCCGTTATACCTGGAAGCAGGGGCCCGGCGCGCTGGCGGTGTCGCTGGAAAACCCGGAAAGCGACTTCACCGGCAATGTCGCCGCCAACAGCGCGGTGCCGACCGCGCTCGGCAGCGTGCCCAACCCCAACTTCGACCATGTGCCCGACCTCGTCGGCAGCTATACCTACAGCTTCGACTGGGGCCATCTCTCGGCCCAGGGCCTGCTGCGCCAGGTCAGCGTCGACAACGGCACGGTCGAGGATTCGGTGGTCGGCTACGGCCTCGGGCTTTCCGGCTCGATCAAGCTGGGCGGCAAGAGCAAGCTGATGTTCCACGGGCTGTACGGCAGCGGCATCGCCCGCTACTTCGCGCTGGGCTTCGGCGGTTCGGCGTCTTTCGACGGCACCTCGCTCGACGCGCAGACGGCCTGGGGCGGCGACGTGACGCTGCAATACTGGTGGACCGACACGGTCCGCTCCAACGTCGCGGTGTCCTATCAGGATGTCGATTACAACAGCATCGCGCTGGCGTCGGCGAACAAGGAACTCATGTCGGTGCATGCCAACCTGATCGCGACCATTCTGCCGCCGCTCGACGTCGGCATCGAGTACATCCATGCACGGCGCGAGACCTTCGGCGGCCTGGACGGCGATCTCGATCGCCTGCAGGCGTCGGTCATCTATCGCTACTAG
- a CDS encoding iron-containing alcohol dehydrogenase, giving the protein MFPTEMPERGGRFTLLPMDDVYYGPGSIAHLGPVLEALGVRRALLVTGRTIAGSTDYVGRVAAAAGGRIAAVFSESVQHVHSAAVLRAAAAARAVQADGIVSLGGGSPNDTGKGAVLALAEDIGDAAGFARMRARFTSPSTVEIPSIGGPCLPMVALPTTLSGGEATNFVGITDEERKVKDLYIDRKLTARALILDPELTLATPAWLWHSTGMRAVDHCIEAISSRDAHPFTDALAAHALGTLALCLRRTIRDPGDLAARVNAQIATWMSVCGLANVSLGLSHGIGHQLGARCNVPHGITSCVMMPAVMAWNRDHVGDKHRWIAALLGAETAGLAPVAAGQAGRDAVLALIRDLGQPWRLRDVGVTEADFDRLATDALGDMIVATNPRPVTSKDDIIEVLRRAY; this is encoded by the coding sequence ATGTTCCCAACGGAAATGCCTGAACGGGGCGGCCGCTTCACGCTGCTGCCGATGGACGATGTCTATTACGGCCCGGGCAGCATCGCGCATCTCGGCCCGGTGCTGGAAGCGCTCGGCGTGCGCCGGGCCCTGCTCGTCACCGGGCGGACCATCGCCGGCTCGACGGATTATGTCGGCCGGGTGGCCGCCGCGGCGGGCGGGCGCATCGCCGCCGTCTTCAGCGAGTCGGTACAGCACGTCCATTCGGCGGCGGTCCTGCGGGCCGCCGCCGCCGCGCGTGCGGTCCAGGCGGACGGCATCGTCTCGCTCGGCGGCGGCTCGCCCAACGACACGGGCAAGGGCGCCGTCCTGGCCCTGGCGGAAGACATCGGGGACGCGGCGGGCTTTGCCCGGATGCGGGCGCGCTTCACCTCGCCCTCGACCGTCGAGATCCCGTCGATCGGCGGCCCCTGCCTGCCCATGGTGGCGCTTCCGACCACGCTTTCCGGCGGCGAGGCGACCAATTTCGTCGGCATCACGGACGAGGAGCGCAAGGTCAAGGACCTCTACATCGACCGCAAGCTGACCGCGCGGGCGCTGATCCTCGATCCCGAACTGACCCTGGCGACCCCCGCCTGGCTGTGGCATTCGACCGGCATGCGGGCGGTCGATCACTGCATCGAGGCGATCTCGTCCCGCGATGCCCACCCGTTCACCGATGCGCTGGCGGCCCATGCCCTGGGGACGCTGGCCCTGTGCCTGCGGCGGACGATCCGCGACCCGGGCGACCTTGCCGCCCGGGTCAATGCGCAGATCGCCACCTGGATGTCGGTCTGCGGCCTCGCCAATGTCAGCCTGGGCCTCAGCCATGGCATCGGCCACCAGTTGGGGGCGCGCTGCAACGTACCGCACGGCATTACTTCCTGCGTCATGATGCCGGCGGTCATGGCGTGGAACCGCGACCATGTCGGCGACAAGCACCGCTGGATCGCCGCGCTTCTGGGGGCCGAGACCGCCGGGCTGGCCCCCGTGGCGGCGGGGCAGGCCGGCCGCGACGCGGTCCTGGCCCTGATCCGCGATCTCGGCCAGCCCTGGCGCCTGCGCGACGTAGGCGTGACCGAGGCCGATTTCGATCGGCTGGCGACCGATGCCCTGGGCGACATGATCGTGGCGACCAACCCGCGCCCCGTCACCTCGAAGGACGACATCATCGAGGTCCTTCGCCGGGCCTATTGA
- a CDS encoding carboxymuconolactone decarboxylase family protein, whose translation MLEREPSPGTVEADLKQEFIANRGYWNTFWDGLLSLSPDFFKAYLDLSSVPWKHGTLEPKVRELIYIAIDASTTCLYEPGLRIHIQNALKYGATREEIMEVYQLTSVLGMHTFTMGMPALVDEMRKAGRGAEIDRPMDARQLALKEQFVANRGYWNDFWDALLTLDPNFFAVFLEFSSVPWKHGRLEPKVKEFIYIAIDAATTHLYEPGLRVHIRNALKYGATVQEIMEVYQLTSILGMHTCTLGVPVLLDELEKASAG comes from the coding sequence ATGCTTGAGCGCGAACCGTCGCCCGGTACCGTCGAGGCAGACCTGAAGCAGGAATTCATCGCCAACCGCGGTTACTGGAACACGTTCTGGGACGGCCTGCTGAGCCTCAGCCCCGACTTCTTCAAGGCCTACCTCGACCTTTCCTCCGTTCCGTGGAAACACGGCACGCTGGAGCCGAAGGTGAGGGAACTCATCTATATCGCCATCGATGCCTCGACCACCTGTCTCTACGAGCCGGGCCTGCGCATCCATATCCAGAACGCGCTGAAATACGGTGCGACCCGGGAAGAGATCATGGAGGTCTACCAGCTGACCTCCGTCCTCGGCATGCATACCTTCACCATGGGCATGCCGGCGCTGGTCGATGAAATGCGCAAGGCCGGCCGCGGCGCCGAGATCGACCGCCCGATGGATGCCCGGCAGCTGGCGCTGAAGGAACAGTTCGTCGCCAACCGCGGCTATTGGAACGATTTCTGGGATGCCCTGCTGACCCTCGACCCCAATTTCTTCGCCGTCTTCCTCGAATTCTCGTCCGTGCCGTGGAAGCACGGCCGGCTCGAACCCAAGGTGAAGGAATTCATCTATATCGCGATCGACGCGGCCACCACCCACCTCTACGAACCCGGCCTCCGCGTCCACATCAGGAACGCGCTGAAATACGGTGCGACGGTGCAGGAGATCATGGAGGTCTACCAGCTGACCTCCATCCTCGGCATGCATACCTGCACCCTGGGCGTGCCCGTCCTTCTGGACGAATTGGAGAAGGCTTCGGCCGGCTGA
- a CDS encoding ABC transporter substrate-binding protein has protein sequence MVKKGILGLVATLGLAAVTAPAVRAEEVVVGLLPALTGSAAPPYGVPAYRGMQVALDEIKDTNMLGDITLKVIVEDYGSDKAQAITLATRFAKLDRVSAIIGPIGTAHSSAVAPLVNEEKVPMMAMGVSETITAAGPWAFKNFELPAQTMMGIAHYSVDTLKTKRAALVFMRDGDGYVAWKNTVKEIFEKAGVEIVAEEGIVTAETNFTALATKLVALEPDLILLSTFPENGANVLLQARQAGLDAATRIIGGSSLSTPQYTKIGGEAVEGTYLPTEYLLASQAPANVHFVELYRKKFGNDPDQYAATGYTMMMVVANAIKTAGGGDREKIRNAMAATKDLPTPMGKGTFTFDEKNNPHYGSVLVRIENGELAEVK, from the coding sequence ATGGTGAAGAAAGGCATTCTGGGCCTGGTGGCGACGCTGGGCCTCGCGGCCGTGACTGCCCCGGCGGTCCGGGCCGAGGAAGTCGTGGTCGGCCTGCTGCCCGCCCTGACCGGCTCGGCCGCGCCGCCCTACGGCGTTCCCGCCTATCGCGGCATGCAGGTCGCGCTCGACGAGATCAAGGACACCAACATGCTCGGCGACATCACCCTGAAGGTGATCGTCGAGGATTACGGCAGCGACAAGGCTCAGGCGATCACCCTGGCGACCCGCTTCGCCAAGCTGGACCGGGTGTCGGCGATCATCGGCCCGATCGGGACCGCGCATTCCTCGGCCGTCGCCCCCCTCGTGAACGAGGAAAAGGTGCCGATGATGGCGATGGGCGTCTCCGAGACCATCACCGCCGCCGGCCCCTGGGCCTTCAAGAACTTCGAGCTGCCGGCCCAGACCATGATGGGCATCGCGCATTACTCGGTCGACACCCTGAAGACCAAGCGCGCCGCCCTGGTCTTCATGCGCGATGGCGACGGTTACGTCGCCTGGAAGAACACGGTGAAGGAAATCTTCGAGAAGGCGGGCGTCGAGATCGTCGCCGAGGAAGGCATCGTCACCGCCGAGACCAATTTCACCGCGCTGGCGACCAAGCTGGTCGCCCTCGAACCCGATCTCATCCTGCTTTCGACCTTCCCCGAAAACGGCGCGAACGTCCTGCTGCAGGCGCGCCAGGCCGGCCTCGACGCCGCGACCCGGATCATCGGCGGCAGCTCGCTCAGCACGCCGCAATATACCAAGATCGGCGGTGAAGCGGTCGAAGGCACCTATCTGCCGACCGAATACCTGCTGGCGTCGCAGGCGCCGGCCAATGTCCACTTCGTCGAACTCTACCGCAAAAAGTTCGGCAACGACCCCGATCAATATGCGGCGACGGGCTATACGATGATGATGGTGGTCGCCAACGCGATCAAGACGGCGGGCGGCGGCGACCGCGAGAAGATCCGCAACGCCATGGCGGCGACCAAGGACCTGCCGACGCCGATGGGCAAGGGGACCTTCACCTTCGACGAGAAGAACAACCCCCATTACGGCAGCGTGCTGGTCCGCATCGAGAACGGCGAGCTGGCCGAAGTGAAGTAA
- a CDS encoding ABC transporter ATP-binding protein: MLEIKALTASYDGIHALRGLDLRVGDGDLVALIGPNGAGKTTLMNTISGLIRPDQGEISFDGADIRRVSPHRIARAGLIHVPEGRQILSEMSVAENLDLGILAAGDRRAGPAAAARQRDLVFDLFPILAERRWQIAGSLSGGQQQMLAIGRALMGFPRLLMLDEPSLGLAPMLVSQVFEALGRLNASGLGILVVEQNARRALDLGRYAYVLERGRVVLHGTSEDIARNPTVVESYLGTLAATAS, from the coding sequence ATGCTGGAAATCAAGGCACTGACCGCATCCTACGACGGCATTCACGCCCTGCGCGGGCTCGACCTCCGGGTGGGCGACGGCGACCTCGTCGCGCTGATCGGGCCGAACGGCGCCGGCAAGACCACCCTGATGAACACGATCAGCGGGCTGATCCGCCCCGACCAGGGCGAGATCAGCTTCGACGGCGCCGACATCCGGCGGGTGTCACCGCACAGGATCGCCCGCGCCGGCCTGATCCATGTCCCCGAGGGGCGCCAGATCCTGAGCGAGATGAGCGTCGCCGAGAATCTCGATCTCGGCATCCTCGCCGCCGGCGACCGCCGGGCCGGCCCCGCCGCCGCCGCGCGGCAGCGGGACCTGGTCTTCGACCTGTTCCCGATCCTGGCCGAGCGCCGGTGGCAGATCGCGGGCTCCCTCTCGGGCGGGCAGCAGCAGATGCTGGCGATCGGCCGCGCGCTGATGGGCTTTCCCCGCCTGCTGATGCTGGACGAGCCCAGCCTCGGCCTCGCCCCCATGCTGGTCAGCCAGGTGTTCGAGGCGCTCGGCCGCCTCAACGCCTCGGGCCTCGGCATTCTCGTCGTCGAGCAGAACGCGCGCCGCGCGCTGGACCTCGGCCGTTACGCCTATGTCCTCGAAAGGGGCCGGGTCGTCCTTCACGGCACCAGCGAGGATATCGCCCGCAACCCGACCGTCGTCGAATCCTATCTCGGCACCCTGGCCGCGACGGCCAGCTAG
- a CDS encoding ABC transporter ATP-binding protein: MTVLSLQKVSKSFGGVHAAAGIDLEVGAGEIVGLIGPNGAGKTTIVNLVTGMLKLTAGRILLNGTDVSEASARDIARAGVARTFQNIRLLREETVTDNIIVGFHRHETSSLMANLIGLPSARAERRRFQEAAERLLEQFEMTEYARMPAGALAYGHQRRVEMMRAMATSPSLLMLDEPVAGMNDVEAEELARIFAALAEGGMSVLLIEHNIPFVMSLCRKLYVVNSGRPVASGTPAEVSADPAVIAAYLGS, from the coding sequence ATGACCGTGCTTTCGCTCCAGAAGGTCTCGAAGAGCTTCGGCGGCGTCCATGCCGCCGCGGGGATCGACCTCGAGGTCGGCGCCGGCGAGATCGTCGGCCTGATCGGGCCGAACGGCGCCGGCAAGACCACGATCGTCAACCTGGTCACCGGCATGCTGAAGCTGACGGCCGGGCGGATCCTGCTGAACGGCACCGATGTCTCCGAGGCGAGCGCCCGCGACATCGCGCGTGCCGGCGTCGCCCGCACGTTCCAGAACATCCGCCTGCTGCGCGAGGAAACGGTGACCGACAACATCATCGTCGGCTTCCACCGCCACGAGACCAGTTCGCTGATGGCCAATCTGATCGGCCTGCCTTCCGCCCGCGCGGAACGCCGCCGCTTCCAGGAAGCCGCCGAAAGGCTGCTGGAACAGTTCGAGATGACCGAATATGCCCGGATGCCGGCGGGCGCGCTGGCCTACGGCCATCAGCGCCGGGTCGAGATGATGCGGGCGATGGCGACCTCGCCCTCCCTGCTCATGCTGGACGAGCCGGTCGCCGGCATGAACGACGTCGAGGCGGAGGAATTGGCGCGCATCTTCGCCGCGCTCGCCGAGGGCGGCATGTCGGTCCTGCTGATCGAGCACAACATCCCCTTCGTCATGTCGCTGTGCCGGAAGCTCTATGTCGTCAACTCCGGCCGGCCGGTCGCCAGCGGCACACCGGCCGAGGTCAGCGCCGATCCGGCCGTCATCGCCGCCTATCTCGGAAGCTGA
- a CDS encoding branched-chain amino acid ABC transporter permease, translating to MNDFIIAYEPLLTLMAINCLLAFSQYVVLRAGVFSKATAGLAGLGAYAAAITNVTFGWPAPLSFLFAIVVGGVLAFLISVPLQRLRGVFQAIATLAFVQIVVAVLLLTESLTGGAFGFNNIPKLVNVWHVLLVTAGAFYILYALNRSSVGRAFDTIRQDETVALALGMSVSFYIGLAFVLSGIFAGAAGGLIAFYTRALMPEQFGFPLLVSALAFVVLGGRISIYGPIVGSAVLTLLPEIARPVADQKLVLYGSILVVAMIYMPDGIVDTLRNRRNSQIRAAKSAAAKTAPAAEARETQS from the coding sequence ATGAACGACTTCATCATTGCCTACGAGCCGCTCCTCACCCTGATGGCCATCAACTGCCTGCTGGCCTTCAGCCAGTACGTCGTGCTGCGGGCCGGCGTGTTTTCCAAGGCGACGGCGGGCCTCGCCGGACTCGGGGCCTATGCCGCCGCGATCACCAACGTTACCTTCGGCTGGCCGGCGCCCCTGTCCTTCCTGTTCGCGATCGTGGTGGGCGGCGTGCTGGCCTTCCTGATCAGCGTGCCCCTGCAGCGCCTGCGCGGCGTCTTCCAGGCGATCGCCACCCTTGCCTTCGTGCAGATCGTGGTCGCCGTGCTGCTGCTGACGGAATCGCTCACCGGGGGCGCCTTCGGCTTCAACAACATCCCGAAGCTGGTCAACGTCTGGCACGTCCTGCTGGTCACCGCCGGCGCCTTCTACATCCTCTACGCCCTGAACCGGTCGAGCGTCGGCCGGGCCTTCGACACGATCCGCCAGGACGAGACCGTCGCCCTGGCGCTGGGCATGTCGGTGTCCTTCTACATCGGGCTGGCCTTCGTGCTCAGCGGCATCTTCGCCGGGGCGGCGGGCGGGCTCATCGCCTTCTATACCCGCGCGCTGATGCCCGAACAGTTCGGCTTTCCGCTGTTGGTCTCGGCCCTGGCCTTCGTCGTGCTCGGCGGGCGGATCTCGATCTACGGGCCCATCGTCGGCTCGGCCGTGCTGACCCTCCTGCCCGAGATCGCGCGCCCCGTCGCCGACCAGAAGCTGGTCCTCTACGGCAGCATCCTGGTGGTCGCCATGATCTACATGCCCGACGGCATCGTCGATACGCTGCGCAACCGCCGCAACAGCCAGATCCGCGCGGCGAAGTCCGCCGCCGCCAAGACCGCGCCCGCCGCCGAAGCCCGGGAGACGCAATCATGA
- a CDS encoding branched-chain amino acid ABC transporter permease: protein MLLQQLFNGLIVGSVYALFAFGFTLIFGVQRILNLAYGALFMWGAFAGLYAITLLDLPLPLAFLAGGLAGGIVCVVVDLLALRPLRKRKASEFAAIVTTVGANLVLVSIAQQVSDTQVLRYPFGTFPVEIYRLFGLRISLLQITILCFSAVVVLTLMYIVFRTSFGRQVRAVALSETTASLLGVNANAVFLKASFVAGTLAGFAGVIIGIAFNSVHFHMGDPWLLKAFVVVVLGGIGSIIGAVVAGIGIGIVETMATALLSVEAAEIILFSMLFLVLLVRPAGLFGGLRNDVKVSRR, encoded by the coding sequence ATGTTGCTTCAACAATTGTTCAACGGCCTGATCGTCGGCAGCGTCTATGCGCTGTTCGCCTTCGGCTTCACGCTGATCTTCGGGGTGCAGCGGATCCTGAACCTCGCCTATGGCGCCCTGTTCATGTGGGGGGCCTTCGCCGGGCTCTATGCCATCACCCTGCTCGACCTGCCCCTGCCCCTTGCCTTCCTGGCCGGCGGCCTGGCCGGCGGCATCGTCTGCGTCGTCGTCGACCTCCTGGCCCTCAGGCCGCTCCGCAAGCGGAAGGCGTCCGAATTCGCCGCCATCGTGACGACGGTCGGGGCCAACCTCGTCCTGGTCAGCATCGCCCAGCAGGTGTCGGACACCCAGGTCCTGCGCTATCCCTTCGGCACCTTCCCGGTCGAGATCTACCGGCTGTTCGGGCTTCGGATCTCGCTGCTGCAGATCACCATCCTCTGCTTCAGCGCCGTCGTCGTGCTGACCCTGATGTACATCGTCTTCCGCACCAGCTTCGGGCGGCAGGTCCGCGCCGTCGCCCTCAGCGAGACGACGGCATCGCTGCTCGGGGTCAATGCCAACGCGGTCTTCCTGAAGGCGTCCTTCGTCGCGGGGACCCTGGCGGGCTTCGCCGGGGTCATCATCGGCATCGCCTTCAATTCGGTCCACTTCCACATGGGCGATCCCTGGCTGCTCAAGGCCTTTGTGGTCGTCGTGCTGGGCGGCATCGGCAGCATCATCGGGGCGGTCGTCGCCGGCATCGGCATCGGCATCGTCGAGACGATGGCCACTGCCCTGCTTTCGGTCGAGGCCGCCGAAATCATCCTCTTCTCCATGCTGTTCCTGGTCCTCCTGGTCAGGCCCGCGGGCCTGTTCGGCGGCTTGCGGAACGACGTGAAGGTGTCGCGCCGATGA
- the pcaC gene encoding 4-carboxymuconolactone decarboxylase: MTQGTGNGTYERGLRIRRDVLGAAHVDRSLGQVSAFGRPMQELVTEYCWGAVWGREGLDRRTRSLLNLAMLTALNRSHELAVHVRGAVTNGCTETEIQETLLQTAIYAGVPAALEAFRVAEKVLADLREAAEGAR; the protein is encoded by the coding sequence ATGACGCAGGGAACCGGGAATGGCACCTACGAGCGCGGCCTGCGCATCCGGCGGGATGTGCTGGGCGCCGCCCATGTCGATCGCTCCCTCGGCCAGGTCAGCGCCTTCGGGCGGCCGATGCAGGAACTGGTCACCGAATATTGCTGGGGGGCGGTCTGGGGCCGGGAAGGGCTGGACCGGCGGACGCGCAGCCTGCTGAACCTGGCCATGCTGACCGCGCTGAACCGGTCCCATGAACTGGCGGTCCATGTCCGGGGCGCGGTGACCAACGGCTGCACCGAGACCGAGATCCAGGAAACCCTGCTCCAGACCGCGATCTATGCCGGCGTGCCGGCCGCGCTCGAGGCGTTCCGGGTGGCAGAAAAGGTGCTTGCCGACCTGCGCGAGGCGGCGGAGGGCGCGCGATGA